In Roseibium algicola, the DNA window CTCGCCGACAGGATCGACCCTCGGCGGTTCTTCGCTTTCAGCGCGATCACCGCTGCCCTGTTCAACGCAAGCCTGCTGGTGGTCGAGCCGGGTGGCCTGGCCTCTATCCTTGCGCGTTTTGCAACCGGCGTCCTGCTGGCTGGCGTCTATCCGGTCGGCATGAAGATCGCCGTCGGCTGGGGCCAGAAGGATCGCGGGTTTCTGGTCGGTACGCTTGTCGGCGCGCTCACCTTCGGTTCCGCCGCCCCTCATCTTCTGGCCTTGCTTGGTGGCACCGACTGGCGCTGGAGCCTGAGCGTTGCCTCTCTTGCGTCCGCTGCAGGAGGCGTGCTGTGCCTTTTTGCCGGCCTCGGGCCGTTCCATGCCAAGGCGCCCCGCATGAAGATGAAGGCCATCTTCACCGCGTGGACAAACCCAAAGATCCGCTACGCCTATGCAGGCTATCTCGGCCACATGTGGGAGCTTTACGCCATGTGGGCCTGGATCGGCGTTGCCCTTGCCGTTTCCTTCTCCGCCCATATGCCCGCAGAAACCGCGATCCCGCTGTCTCGCCTGATCGCGTTTCTGACCATTGCAGCGGGTGGTGCTGCCTGCGTTGTCGCGGGGATCATGGCCGACCGCGTCGGCAAGGCGAATATCGCGATTGCCGCCATGGTCATCAGTGGCACGGCCGCGCTCGCCTCGGCCCTCACCTTCGGCGGTCCCGTCTGGCTGACAATCCTGTGCGTCCTCATCTGGGGTGCCTCCATCCTGCCGGATTCGGCCCAGTTCTCGGCCCTTGTCGCCGACTACGCTCCGCCCGACCAGGCCGGCAGCCTGATGAGCTTCCAGACCGCCCTCGGCTTCGCGCTGACTTTCTTCACGGTGCAACTGACGCCGCTTGGCGCAGAACTGATCGGCTGGCCCGGCGTGTTTGTCCTGATGGCCATCGGCCCGGCGCTCGGAATTTTGGGGATGCTCAGGCTTAAGCGGCTTTCCTGAACCGCGATCAGTTCATTGCCGTCGGCATCACCAGCTCGAACTCCGAAAATCCGAAATCCTGACCGTTGATCCTGAGGCTGACCGCCTGCGTGCCTCCGTAATAGACCCGCGTTGTGATCGGCCGGATGGCGTGGCTGCGGGACAGCGTCAGCCGCTCCCCCGGAGCCAGTGTCAGCTTGGTCCATTTGAACACCTTGGGCGCCAGTGTGCCGTTGGCCTTCTTGAAATGGATCAGGTAGTCGATCACCAGATCCTGCGTTTTACTGCTGGTCGAAACCAGCTCGATGTTGAAGCCGAGGGCGCCTCCATAAGCAACCTCTGACGTCAGGACATGCGGGCCTTCGACCCGGATCTCCGGCGGATTGAGCCCGAAGGCTTCCAGTGTTGCCGTGTGGCCCTGCTTGATCAGCGACCGGCAGGCGTGACGTACGAGTTTTTCACGGTTCCTGTCCGCCCCCTTCAGCCAACGTTTCGCGATATCGGCCACCAGTTCAGGATGGTCCTTGGCGATATCGTTGAGGTGATTGGCTACGGACCGGCGAACATAGTCCTCCGGGTCGTCCTTCAGGGCTTCCAGAAGCGGCAGAGTGGGTGTGGGGTCTGCCACCAGAGCCTGGAGCCGCATGCCCCACGGCAGGCGCGGCCGGGTTCCTTCGGAAACCAGCCGGCGGACATGGACACTTTCGTCCTTCACCCAGGGCGCCATGATGGCGAGTGCCTGGTCCTGGTCGCTGGCCAGGAAGGGGCGCACATCGAATTCGGCCGTCGCCCGCTTGGTCATTTCCTTCAGCAGTGCGAACGAGGCGTCGAAATCCTCCAGTCCGCTGGCCGCGACGACCATGCCGAGCGGCATCATGCCCCATCCTCGGATACCCTGCTCGTCGCTGCCCCTGTCGAAGGCGACTTCCGTCATCGGATGCAGCATAGCCTGCATGATGGCAAAGCGGGCAGACAGTTCCCGTGGCAGATGATGATCCAGATGCCTTGCGATCAGGGCGGCACGCTGCTTGAGTTCCAGACTGTCCAGCTCTTCCAGGATATCCGCTTCAAAACCCAACCGGTCAAAATCGGCATGATGTTGCGCGACATGGCCACCGATGCAGCGCACCAGATCCGGTGAAATGTTGTTCTTGAAGGGTTCCAAAGGTTTCTCCCTGAAGCGGTTTCGAGGTGTTTGCCAGAGCTTCCGAAGGAGTTCCAGACATCTCCTGCCGCTCTCCTGACAAGCACCGTCAGGAGGATGTTCGAATGGCCAAAAACAAAAAGCCACCCCGGTTGCCCGGGGTGGCTCTGTCCTGGTCCGGCGGCCCTCGTTAAACCGCCTCGCCTGACGTTTCCTGATCAGTCGATCCGCCGTCCGGTTTCAGCGTCGAAGTAGTGAACGTTTTCCGGAGCCGCCCGCAGATAAAGCTTCTCGCCCGGCTCATGACGGGCATGGCTCGATACGCGAACCAGGATCTCGTCGCCGCCATCGGCAAAGCTGGAATAGAGATAGCTTTCCGCGCCGACCGGCTCGAGCACGTTGACGCTGGCTTCCAGATGAAGGCCTTCGCCTTCACCGGGTGCAGTCACCACTTCGAGATGCTCCGGCCGAATACCGATGGTGTAGGCATCACGGCCCTTTGCATTGGCGCCCTTGAGGCCGGTGCCGGTTGCAAGAGCAAGACCGTTCCCATCCGCCTTGACCTTCAGAAGGTTCATGGCGGGTGAACCGATGAAGCTGGCCACAAAGGTTGAGGCCGGCTTGTCGTAGACATCGATCGGCGCGCCGATCTGCTCGATGTTGCCGCCATTCAGAACCACGAGCCGGTCTGCCAGTGTCATCGCTTCCAGCTGGTCGTGGGTGACGTAGACGCTGGTGGTGCCGAGCGAGCGCTGCAGGCGCTTGATCTCGACGCGCATCTGCACACGCAGCTTGGCATCAAGGTTGGACAGCGGTTCATCGAAGAGAAAGGCCGCCGGTTCGCGCACGATGGCGCGGCCCATGGCAACGCGCTGGCGCTGGCCGCCGGAAAGTGCGCGCGGCTTGCGTTCCAGGTAGTCGCCGATTTCCAGGATGCGCGCGGCTTCCTTGACCCGGCGGTCGATCTCGTCCTTGGCCATGCCGCGGTTTTTGAGGCCGTAGGCAAGGTTGTTGTAGACCGACATGTGCGGATAGAGCGCGTAGTTCTGGAACACCATCGCGATATCGCGATCCGCCGGATCGACATTGTTGACGACGCGGTCGCCGATCTTGATGTCACCGGTGGTGATTTCCTCAAGGCCTGCCATCATGCGCAGCAGTGTGGACTTGCCGCAGCCGGACGGACCGACCAGGACGATGAATTCACCGTCCGCGATGTCGATGGAAACGCCTTTGACCGCTTCCACACTGCCGCCGTAGACCTTGCGGACCTTGTCGAGAGTTATCGTTGCCATTTATCTAAAAACCTCACTTGTCGCTCTCGACGAGCCCTTTGACGAACCAGCTCTGGAAAATCACCACGATGAGCACCGGCGGCACGATGGCGAGGATCGCCAGTGCCATGGCCTCGTTGAAGTCCGGGATCTGGGCTCCGACCCAGACCTGCAGGATCTGCTTGATGCCGCGAACCAGGGTAAACAGGCTCTCGTCGGTGGTGATCAGCGTCGGCCAGAGGTACTGGTTCCAGCCATAGACGAACATGATGATGAAGATTGCCGCGATCATGGTCTGCGACAGCGGTACCAGGATGTCCTTGAAGAACTTCCAGGGACCGGCTCCGTCGATGCGGGCGGCTTCCAGAAGTTCGTCCGGTACCGACATGAAAAACTGCCGGAAGAAGAAGGTGCCGGTTGCCGAAGCGATGAGCGGCACGATCAGGCCGGAATAGGTGTTCACCATGCCGAGGGACTGGACGATTTCGTAAGACGGCAAAATGCGCACTTCCAGCGGCAGCAGGAGCGTTGCGAAGATCACCCAGAAGCAGAGGGTTGCCATCGGAAAGCGGAAATAGACGATGGCATAGGCCGCAAGCATGGAGATGACGATCTTGCCGATGGCAAAGCCAAGGCCGAGGATCATCGAGTTCTTGAGCATGACGAAGCCGTCGACTTCCTTGGTGAAGCCACCGGCCTCGAACAGGACCGTCTGATAGTTCTCGAAGAACTTGCCACCCGGCGTGAACTGGATGCCTTCCTTGTAGATGGTGATCGCATCGTGCGTGCTGGTCAGAAACGCCAGCACGACCGGAGTGACCATGAAGAAGACGCCGAGAAGAAGAATGACGTGATCCGAGATCTGCAATTTTTTCATCGTCGCCTCCCTTACGTGTAGTGCACGCGCCGCTCGATCAGGCGGAACTGGATGATTGTCAGGATGAACACCATCAGCATCAGGATCACGGACTGGGCCGAGGACCCGCCGAGGTCGTTGCCGCGGAAGCCGTCCAGGTAGACCTTGTAAACAAGTGTCACCGGGTTGTTGCCGGGCTCATTCTTCACGATGACGTCGATGATGCCGAACGTGTCGAAGAAGGCGTAGGTGATGTTGATGATCAGTAGGAAGAAGCCGGTGGGAGCCAGCAGCGGGAAGGTAACGGTCCAGAAACGCCTGAAGCCGGACCGGCAGTCGATGCTGGCGGCTTCCTGAACAGATTTGGAAATGCCCTGCAGACCGGACAGGAAGAAGATGAAGTTCACCGGGATCTGCTTCCAGACGGCGGTGACGATCATGGCAAAGCTGGTGTCGAAATAGCTTACGCCTATCTGCATCTTCCAGCCGAACAGGGCGAACAAGTCAACGATGGGGCCGACATGCTGGTCGAACAGAAGCACGCCGATCAGGCCGGCGACGGGCGGCGCAACCGCGTAGACCCACATCAGCAGGGTCTTGTAGGAAGACGCACCGCGCAGAACCTTGTCTGCCTTGACCGCCAGCAGAAGAGCAAGCCCTAGCGACAGGAATGTCACGAAGAAGGTGAAGACCGCCGTGAACCGCGCCACCCGGCCGTAGTCGGTCGAGGTGATCATGTCCTTGAAATTATCGAGCCCGACGTAGGTCGAGCCGAAACCGAACGGATCTTCGAGATAGAAGGAGGACTGGATCGCTTGCGCGGCCGGCCACAGGAAGAAAACCGTCACGATGCCGAGCTGCGGCAGAAGCAGCAGGTAAGGCAGCCACGGAGACTGAAACTGGACTTTTTTCATTATTTCGTTTCTCGACCACCGGGAACGATTGGCGCCGGCCTCCCCTTGTGGGACGACCTGCCCGAAACATCAGGCATTGGATCTAATGCCGGAGGCTTCATTCATTTCGCTGCGGATCGACATCCGACCACCCAGACCCCTCTGGCTGAATGTCGGTCGATCCGGGCCATAAACGCATGATATTCGGCTGAATTGGTATGCGTATACAGCCACGCTCAAAGGTCGATAGGGGCGCAAGGCGCCCCTATCGGTCTGGCGACTAAGTCGAGCTTAGTTGCTGGTGGTCTTGGCGAAACGCTCAAGGAGCTTGTCGCCGTCGGCCTTGATGGTCGCGAATGCGTCGTCAACGCTGGTCTCACCGGAGAAGACCTTGCCGAGTTCGCGGTTCATGACGTCGCGGATCTGGACGTAGAAGCCCATGCGGTAGCCCTTGGTCCACTCGCCGCCTTCCAGGGAAAGCTGCTGGATGCCAACTTCAGCTGCCGGGGTGCGCTCGTAGTGGCCGTCCTTCTTGGCCAGCTCATAGGCAGCTTCGGTGACCGGCACGTAACCGGTTTCCTTGTGCCACATGTACTGGACTTCCGGAGAGGTCAGGTATTCGAAGAAAGATGCAACGCAGTTGTTTTCTTCAGCCGGCTTGCCGGACATTGCAAACAGAGCCGCGCCACCGATGAAGGAAGCCTTGTTGGCGCCTTCAACTGCTTCCCAGTAAGGCAGGTAGGTTGCGGAGAACGGGAAGTCGACCGTGTCGGCGATGCCGCCGAAGGACCCGGAAGAACCGATCCACAGAGCCACTTTGCCTTCGTTGAACGGGGTCTGGTTGTCACCCCAGCCGGTGCCGTAGTAGCCGAACAGACCTTCGTCGAGCCACTTCTTGGCAGCCTTGAAGTGGTTCTTGATCGGCTCGCCGAAGACCAGCTCGGTGCCTTCTGCGCCGTCGTAACCGTTGTTGTTGGTTGCGAACTGCAGGTTATGACGGGACTTGAAGTTCTCGACGAATTCCCACGGCAGGTGCGACTGAACGAGCGGCACGTAACCGGCTTCCTTCAGCTTCGGAGCGATTGCTTCGAACTCTTCGTAGGTCTTCGGAGCTTCGACACCGGCCTTCTTCATCGCATCGTCGTTGATGTAGAGGATCGGAGCGGAGGAGTTGAACGGCATGCCGATCATCTTGCCGTTGCTGTCGGCATAGAAATAACGGACACCGGCGATGTAATCTTCGATGTTGAACTCGGCACCGCTCTCGTTGAGCAGGTCTTCAACCGGAACGACAGCACCCTTGGCACCGATGATGGTGGCGGCGCCAGCGTCGAACACCTGCAGGATGTTCGGCTGTTCGCCAGCGCGGAACGCTGCGATACCGGCGGTCAGGGTTTCTTCGTAGGTGCCCTTGAATACCGGCGTGATCTGGCAGGCGTCCTGGGATCCGTTGTAGCCGTTGGAAATTTCGACAACCACTTCGCCGAGCTTGCCGCCCATGGCGTGCCACCAGGTGATGTCAGTGGCCGCATAAGAAGCGGAGGACGTGCCCAGGAGGGCGGCCGCAGCCACGAGGCTGGCGACGGTCTTGCGATAAGCCATGTTCATTTGCTCCCATCTAGCAGGGCGTCTTTGCCCCGGTCAGCAGTTGGTTCTCTCTCGGTGCCGAAATGGCTTCATCGGCACCCGAAACGATAACGCCTGCGTTTCGTATTGTTTTCATATGAACGTTATATGACGCTCATATGAACATTAAAAGACGCCTTGACCGCGTCCGCAAGAGGGAACGCAGGAAATTTGAAGAATCCCGACCCTTGATGGGATCCAGGGCTGCATTTCCTACGGAAGCCAAGTTCTCGTCCGACAGTAAAAGCGTGCCCCCGGACACGGCTCCACCCTTGCCGCAATCCCGGCTAATGCTGGACTTTTTGCAGAATTTAGTTGGCTCATATGAAACTGTTCCGTCGTTCATATGAACTCTTGGTGACATTCACCGGCCTGTGGAAAGTGCAGATTTTTTCAATCGCCTGCAGGCCCGAAGCTGGAGCTGCGGACACGGCAAGGCACTTTGCGGGTGCTTGTCAGATACCTTTATGATGCTTTTGGCGCCTCAGGCGTCCTGTCCGAAGATCCGGCGTTTCGTGCTTTCGGAGGAATGCAGGATCTTGTTGTGGAGATAATGCTTGGCCCGCTTCTCCAGAAACCGGAAGGCGTATTCCAGCTTGCCCTTGAGGCTCCGCCGGGGCTTCGGCCCTGGTGTCAGGTGTTTGTGGATCCGTCCCTCGTCGCTGAGCTGCTGGACCCACTGCTTTTCCGCATCCCAGTCGTGGGTGTGCTGCTTGCCCTGATGGGTGAAGCCGAAGAGGTGAATTTCGGCGTCCGGCAGAACATCCAGGAATTCGGCGATGATGGACGCGCCCGATGTCGGGTTGCTGCGGTCGAACGGATCGAATCTCTTCAGGTGTTCCCGCGCCTTGTTCGTTGGGCCGAAGCCCAGATAGCGCGGCTTGCATTCGTGCGCGAACAGCCAGTCGACCTCGCCGTTTTCCTTTATGTCGTTCACCCAGACTTCCGGCGCGCGTTCAAGGGCAAGCGGGTTGATCCGCTTCGACATATAGACCCTGGCCCGGTTGAGCATCAGAACGTCGACCCGCTGGCCCGCAACCCCGAGGGCCGGCGCACTGTTGAAGCGCAGCACCAGGTCCGCCTTGTCGATTTCCGGCGCATCGGCCTCGGAAATCGGTCCGTTGCCGACGATGGAAATCGTCCTGATCTTCCGGCCGTCCAGAAGGCTGCTGGTCATTGGTGCTTTCCTGCCTGTTGTGCCGGGCGTATAGCAACCCGGGTCGCGCCCGGCAACGGCTGTTTGGAATGGATACTGACCGTATCCGGTTCCGCAAACAGCTTCCATGAGTTAGGCTTTGCTCAACCGATTGCTACAAACGATCCTTGCATGTCCTTGAAATTTTCCTCCGTCTTTCCGTTGAAACACGCCCGCGCGCACGAAGTGTGCGGCGACAGCGCGTTGAGCTTTGCCGCGATCGCCGCCGGAATGGCAAAGGGGGCCGTCGTGTGGATTTCGGAAGACTGGCGCCCGACGGTGAACCCGGAAGGCCTTGCGGCGTACTGCGATCCGGGCCGGCTGCTTCTGACCCGCGCCGGCAACCAGCTGACTGCTCTGGCAAGTGCGGAAACCGCGCTCAGGTCCGGCGCCGCCGGGCTGGTGGTGGCTGAACTTTCCGGCACCGTCGGACTGACGGAGGGCCGCCGGCTGCAGCTGGCGGCCGAGGCCGGACGCACCACGGCCATCCTGCTGATCCCGGAAGGCGCGGGCAGCAATGCCGCCGAAACCCGCTGGCGCAGCACCTGTCTTCCGGCCCAATCCGCCCCCTCTTCCGGTCTTGCACCGGAGCCTCGTCAAAATGGTCACGACTCGACTCATTGGCGCTGGTCGCTTATAAAGAACAAAATAGGAACATTGTCGGAATGGGTAGTACGTTGGGATGCAGCGGCGCATCGTGTCATTGTGGTTTCCGAGGCTGGCGGCTGAGCGCTCCCTGCGTGCCCGGCCCGTCGACGCACCCTTTGCGCTGAGCCTCTTCGACCGCAATTCCGAACGCCTTTACGACCTGTGCCCGCGTGCCGAAAGCTTCGGTCTCAACCGCGGCATGACGCTGGTTCACGCGCGCAGCTTCTGCCCCGGTCTGCTGACCCGCCCGGCGGACCCGGCCGCCGACCAGCGTTTTTTGAGGCTGCTGGCCCGGTGGGCAACCCGCTACTGCCCCTGGGTCGGCCTTGACGGGCGCAACGGCCTCTTTCTCGACATCACCGGCTCGGCTCACCTGCTTGGCGGCGAGGAGCCGCTGCTGGACGATATCCGTGCCCGGCTCGCCCGGGCGGGGCTGACCGCCCGGCTCGGCCTTGCCGATACCCCGGGAACGGCCTGGGCGCTGTCCCGGTTTGCGGAAGGCATTGCCGGGACCGGCGAGACCCTTGCCCGCATCGGCCCGCTGCCCTTGTCGGCCCTGCGGCTGTCCGACCAGACCTGCACCAGTCTGGAACGGCTCGGCATCGCCACGGTTTCGCAGCTCTACAATCTGCCGCGCGCCACTGTTGCCCGGCGATACGAGCCTGATGTCCTGCGCCGCCTCGACCAGGCGCTGGGGGCGCTGCCCGAGCAGATTTCTCCCCTTGGCGAGGAGCCGGGCTTTGCCGTGCGCATGACCCTGCCCGACCCCATCGGCCTTCTGGACGATGTCATGGCTGCGGCACGCCGGCTGACCGCGCATCTGTGCCAGCGGCTCGACACCGCGCAGAAAGGCGCCCGCAGCCTGAAGCTGACCTTTCGCCGGGTCGATCAGGAAAACCAGGCGGTGGAACTGAAACTCGCCCGGCCGATGCGCGACCCGGAACGGATCCTGGCCCTTTTCGAGCGCGGGGTCAGCGCGGTCGAT includes these proteins:
- a CDS encoding ABC transporter permease subunit, with the protein product MKKVQFQSPWLPYLLLLPQLGIVTVFFLWPAAQAIQSSFYLEDPFGFGSTYVGLDNFKDMITSTDYGRVARFTAVFTFFVTFLSLGLALLLAVKADKVLRGASSYKTLLMWVYAVAPPVAGLIGVLLFDQHVGPIVDLFALFGWKMQIGVSYFDTSFAMIVTAVWKQIPVNFIFFLSGLQGISKSVQEAASIDCRSGFRRFWTVTFPLLAPTGFFLLIINITYAFFDTFGIIDVIVKNEPGNNPVTLVYKVYLDGFRGNDLGGSSAQSVILMLMVFILTIIQFRLIERRVHYT
- a CDS encoding ImuA family protein; its protein translation is MSLKFSSVFPLKHARAHEVCGDSALSFAAIAAGMAKGAVVWISEDWRPTVNPEGLAAYCDPGRLLLTRAGNQLTALASAETALRSGAAGLVVAELSGTVGLTEGRRLQLAAEAGRTTAILLIPEGAGSNAAETRWRSTCLPAQSAPSSGLAPEPRQNGHDSTHWRWSLIKNKIGTLSEWVVRWDAAAHRVIVVSEAGG
- a CDS encoding MFS transporter, which codes for MPGEMAGKWRSLGLLMLAEIAAMSLWFMSAAILPDLTREFPISDFAQAALSSAVQIGFVFGAVASAFLGLADRIDPRRFFAFSAITAALFNASLLVVEPGGLASILARFATGVLLAGVYPVGMKIAVGWGQKDRGFLVGTLVGALTFGSAAPHLLALLGGTDWRWSLSVASLASAAGGVLCLFAGLGPFHAKAPRMKMKAIFTAWTNPKIRYAYAGYLGHMWELYAMWAWIGVALAVSFSAHMPAETAIPLSRLIAFLTIAAGGAACVVAGIMADRVGKANIAIAAMVISGTAALASALTFGGPVWLTILCVLIWGASILPDSAQFSALVADYAPPDQAGSLMSFQTALGFALTFFTVQLTPLGAELIGWPGVFVLMAIGPALGILGMLRLKRLS
- a CDS encoding extracellular solute-binding protein, whose protein sequence is MAYRKTVASLVAAAALLGTSSASYAATDITWWHAMGGKLGEVVVEISNGYNGSQDACQITPVFKGTYEETLTAGIAAFRAGEQPNILQVFDAGAATIIGAKGAVVPVEDLLNESGAEFNIEDYIAGVRYFYADSNGKMIGMPFNSSAPILYINDDAMKKAGVEAPKTYEEFEAIAPKLKEAGYVPLVQSHLPWEFVENFKSRHNLQFATNNNGYDGAEGTELVFGEPIKNHFKAAKKWLDEGLFGYYGTGWGDNQTPFNEGKVALWIGSSGSFGGIADTVDFPFSATYLPYWEAVEGANKASFIGGAALFAMSGKPAEENNCVASFFEYLTSPEVQYMWHKETGYVPVTEAAYELAKKDGHYERTPAAEVGIQQLSLEGGEWTKGYRMGFYVQIRDVMNRELGKVFSGETSVDDAFATIKADGDKLLERFAKTTSN
- a CDS encoding sn-glycerol-3-phosphate import ATP-binding protein UgpC translates to MATITLDKVRKVYGGSVEAVKGVSIDIADGEFIVLVGPSGCGKSTLLRMMAGLEEITTGDIKIGDRVVNNVDPADRDIAMVFQNYALYPHMSVYNNLAYGLKNRGMAKDEIDRRVKEAARILEIGDYLERKPRALSGGQRQRVAMGRAIVREPAAFLFDEPLSNLDAKLRVQMRVEIKRLQRSLGTTSVYVTHDQLEAMTLADRLVVLNGGNIEQIGAPIDVYDKPASTFVASFIGSPAMNLLKVKADGNGLALATGTGLKGANAKGRDAYTIGIRPEHLEVVTAPGEGEGLHLEASVNVLEPVGAESYLYSSFADGGDEILVRVSSHARHEPGEKLYLRAAPENVHYFDAETGRRID
- the ugpE gene encoding sn-glycerol-3-phosphate ABC transporter permease UgpE, yielding MKKLQISDHVILLLGVFFMVTPVVLAFLTSTHDAITIYKEGIQFTPGGKFFENYQTVLFEAGGFTKEVDGFVMLKNSMILGLGFAIGKIVISMLAAYAIVYFRFPMATLCFWVIFATLLLPLEVRILPSYEIVQSLGMVNTYSGLIVPLIASATGTFFFRQFFMSVPDELLEAARIDGAGPWKFFKDILVPLSQTMIAAIFIIMFVYGWNQYLWPTLITTDESLFTLVRGIKQILQVWVGAQIPDFNEAMALAILAIVPPVLIVVIFQSWFVKGLVESDK
- a CDS encoding Y-family DNA polymerase translates to MQRRIVSLWFPRLAAERSLRARPVDAPFALSLFDRNSERLYDLCPRAESFGLNRGMTLVHARSFCPGLLTRPADPAADQRFLRLLARWATRYCPWVGLDGRNGLFLDITGSAHLLGGEEPLLDDIRARLARAGLTARLGLADTPGTAWALSRFAEGIAGTGETLARIGPLPLSALRLSDQTCTSLERLGIATVSQLYNLPRATVARRYEPDVLRRLDQALGALPEQISPLGEEPGFAVRMTLPDPIGLLDDVMAAARRLTAHLCQRLDTAQKGARSLKLTFRRVDQENQAVELKLARPMRDPERILALFERGVSAVDAGYGIDMIRLEATEVEPLGMRQLDRTEGLEKDGLDDLITQLGNRVGLDNILRFQPVDSHIPERSFKLVPAAYSRPAQAWPANRPRPIRLFAPEPISGTGFEPPRRFRWRGRALTVFEAEGPERITPAWWDLDDSWAKGLRDYWRIATHQGQRLWLFHTPQHPAWFVQGEFG
- a CDS encoding DNA alkylation repair protein, which produces MEPFKNNISPDLVRCIGGHVAQHHADFDRLGFEADILEELDSLELKQRAALIARHLDHHLPRELSARFAIMQAMLHPMTEVAFDRGSDEQGIRGWGMMPLGMVVAASGLEDFDASFALLKEMTKRATAEFDVRPFLASDQDQALAIMAPWVKDESVHVRRLVSEGTRPRLPWGMRLQALVADPTPTLPLLEALKDDPEDYVRRSVANHLNDIAKDHPELVADIAKRWLKGADRNREKLVRHACRSLIKQGHTATLEAFGLNPPEIRVEGPHVLTSEVAYGGALGFNIELVSTSSKTQDLVIDYLIHFKKANGTLAPKVFKWTKLTLAPGERLTLSRSHAIRPITTRVYYGGTQAVSLRINGQDFGFSEFELVMPTAMN